The proteins below come from a single Ruegeria sp. SCSIO 43209 genomic window:
- the rnr gene encoding ribonuclease R, translated as MTRIPTKQEVLDWISANPTLTSKRDIAKAFGIKGADRIDLKRILKELEADGHLEKRNRSYRDPDRLPPVSVLQVKAPNVDGDLFARPLEWHGEGVEPIVLLVTRASDPALGEGDRILARLTVVHEEDHNYEARLIRRIGTNPRKIVGIFRKGAEGGRIVPIDKAGQTEWLVADGAVLGAKDGELVEAEQAGPKNRMGLPRARIVERLGDPTAPKAVSLIAIHQHGIPDDFPDKVIEEADKAKPVGLKGREDLRDMPLLTIDPADARDHDDACYAHADDDPKNPGGHVIWVAIADVAAYVKPSTALDREARKRGNSSYFPDRVVPMLPDRLSGDLCSLHEGVPRACIAVRMQIDAEGNKIGHRFVRGLMRSAASLNYTEVQEAIDGNPNDRTGPLLDTVLNPLYAAYAALKKARSVRQPLELDLPERKIVLSDTGEVTSVAFRDRLDAHKLIEEFMILANVAAAETLITKRRPLLFRVHEEPAPEKLESLRETAQAAGLNLAKGQVLQTRHLNALLNAAAGNEDAELINLTTLRSMAQAYYNPENFGHFGLALRNYAHFTSPIRRYADLIVHRALISAHGWGKDGLTEDEIARLEETATHISDTERRSMMAERDTTDRYLAAYLSERVGNEFSGRISGIARFGAFVKMDETGADGLVPVRSLGREFFHFDREAGTLMGSDTGLIIAIGQRVTVRLTEATPVTGGLELELLSIDDQALPRGRGPAKRGTRRKAASTKRKKDKIKRKVERKRRQR; from the coding sequence ATGACACGCATTCCGACCAAGCAAGAGGTCCTCGACTGGATCTCGGCGAACCCTACCCTGACCTCGAAACGTGATATTGCCAAGGCTTTTGGCATCAAGGGCGCGGATCGGATCGATCTGAAGCGTATCCTGAAAGAACTTGAGGCCGACGGCCATCTGGAAAAACGCAACCGCAGCTATCGCGATCCGGATCGTCTGCCGCCGGTCAGCGTGTTGCAGGTGAAGGCCCCGAACGTAGATGGCGACCTGTTTGCGCGCCCGTTGGAGTGGCACGGTGAGGGGGTCGAGCCCATCGTTCTGCTCGTAACGCGTGCCAGCGATCCGGCGCTGGGTGAGGGTGACCGCATTCTGGCCCGCCTGACCGTGGTGCATGAGGAAGATCACAATTACGAAGCCCGCTTGATCCGCCGCATCGGCACCAACCCGCGCAAGATCGTCGGCATTTTCCGCAAAGGGGCCGAAGGCGGGCGGATCGTGCCCATCGACAAGGCTGGTCAGACAGAATGGCTGGTCGCGGACGGGGCCGTTCTGGGGGCCAAGGATGGTGAGTTGGTTGAGGCCGAACAGGCCGGACCCAAGAACCGCATGGGTCTGCCGCGTGCGCGTATTGTTGAACGGCTCGGCGATCCGACCGCGCCCAAGGCTGTCTCATTGATCGCCATCCACCAACACGGTATTCCCGACGACTTCCCGGACAAGGTAATCGAAGAAGCCGACAAGGCCAAACCCGTTGGACTGAAAGGTCGTGAAGACCTGCGGGATATGCCGTTGCTGACCATCGATCCTGCGGATGCACGGGACCACGACGACGCCTGCTATGCCCATGCCGATGACGATCCCAAGAACCCGGGTGGCCATGTGATCTGGGTCGCCATCGCTGACGTCGCCGCCTATGTGAAACCCAGTACGGCTCTGGATCGCGAGGCACGCAAGCGGGGCAACTCCAGTTACTTCCCGGACCGCGTAGTGCCGATGCTGCCGGATCGCCTGTCCGGCGATCTATGCTCCCTGCACGAAGGCGTGCCGCGCGCTTGTATCGCGGTTCGGATGCAGATTGATGCCGAAGGCAACAAGATCGGCCACCGGTTCGTGCGCGGCCTGATGCGCTCTGCCGCCTCGCTGAATTATACCGAGGTGCAGGAGGCCATCGACGGCAACCCGAACGACCGCACCGGGCCGCTGTTGGATACGGTGCTGAATCCGCTTTACGCCGCCTATGCTGCGCTGAAAAAGGCACGTTCCGTGCGGCAGCCGCTGGAACTGGACCTGCCTGAGCGCAAAATCGTACTCAGCGATACGGGTGAGGTGACCAGCGTCGCGTTCCGTGACCGGCTGGATGCGCATAAGCTGATCGAGGAATTCATGATCCTCGCCAATGTCGCCGCTGCCGAGACCCTGATCACCAAACGCCGCCCGCTACTGTTCCGCGTCCACGAAGAGCCCGCGCCCGAAAAGCTGGAAAGCCTGAGAGAGACGGCGCAGGCGGCGGGATTAAATCTCGCCAAAGGGCAGGTATTGCAGACCCGACATCTGAACGCGCTGCTAAACGCCGCCGCTGGTAACGAGGATGCGGAGCTGATCAATCTGACGACCCTGCGGTCGATGGCGCAGGCCTATTACAACCCCGAAAATTTCGGCCATTTTGGGCTGGCTCTGCGGAACTATGCGCATTTCACTTCTCCCATCCGGCGCTATGCTGATCTGATCGTGCATCGCGCGCTGATCTCAGCCCATGGCTGGGGCAAGGACGGATTGACCGAGGATGAGATTGCACGGTTGGAAGAAACGGCGACCCATATTTCGGATACCGAGCGCCGCTCGATGATGGCCGAGCGCGATACGACTGATCGCTATCTGGCGGCCTATCTCAGCGAGCGGGTCGGCAATGAGTTTTCTGGCCGGATCAGCGGTATTGCCCGGTTCGGTGCCTTCGTGAAGATGGACGAGACCGGAGCGGACGGTCTGGTTCCAGTGCGTTCGCTGGGGCGAGAGTTTTTCCATTTCGACCGAGAGGCCGGGACGCTGATGGGCTCGGACACCGGGCTGATCATCGCCATTGGCCAGCGTGTCACGGTGCGGTTGACCGAGGCGACGCCGGTGACGGGCGGATTGGAATTGGAGTTGTTGTCCATCGATGATCAGGCGCTGCCGCGCGGCCGTGGCCCCGCCAAGCGCGGAACGCGGCGCAAGGCCGCCAGCACCAAGCGCAAGAAGGACAAGATCAAGCGCAAGGTCGAACGCAAACGCCGTCAGAGATGA
- a CDS encoding aromatic ring-hydroxylating dioxygenase subunit alpha yields the protein MPPDALPDQPKQQLPREAYVSDSWYEAEQKTLFSKCWSFAGVTMDFTEPGDFRTIQAGAYALIVIRDANGDLRAFHNQCRHRGTELLEGCGNAGKTIVCPYHNWVYNLDGALRGVPAQRECFPDLDKKATALFGASVGVFRNLVFVHPEPDQSFDAWLGDLAQIPWPHDLASSELQENPDDVVYEINCNWKVFFENAIDGYHLAYLHKDTLGGPTHDKNLWEVFGHNMVWWSTEREGVKHRIPQFVESSAKGSGLKTVRNAETPGYGGVYMLFPTTILTPNPWGFSISTMEPVDANTTLLRVRNWSPKGWFTYTHRAADIPGYDPESGRIKSSHWTQHPLETGDFQTEDVWVCEKMQRALQSPRYQVGPLAKGAGGEAAIDFFQQTVLEFMPK from the coding sequence ATGCCGCCTGACGCACTTCCGGATCAACCCAAGCAACAACTGCCGCGTGAGGCATATGTCTCGGACAGTTGGTATGAGGCCGAACAGAAAACCCTGTTCAGCAAGTGCTGGAGTTTTGCCGGCGTGACTATGGATTTCACCGAACCCGGCGATTTCAGGACGATTCAGGCCGGGGCCTACGCTCTGATCGTCATACGGGACGCAAATGGCGACTTGCGCGCCTTCCACAACCAATGCCGCCATCGCGGAACCGAGTTGTTGGAAGGTTGCGGCAACGCAGGCAAAACCATTGTCTGCCCTTATCACAACTGGGTCTACAATCTGGATGGCGCTTTGCGCGGCGTACCAGCCCAGCGCGAGTGCTTTCCGGATCTGGACAAGAAGGCAACCGCGTTGTTCGGTGCCTCAGTCGGTGTCTTCCGCAACCTTGTTTTTGTTCACCCAGAACCGGATCAAAGCTTTGACGCGTGGCTTGGCGATCTGGCTCAAATACCTTGGCCTCATGATCTGGCATCAAGCGAGCTACAAGAGAACCCCGACGACGTGGTCTATGAGATCAACTGCAATTGGAAGGTCTTCTTTGAAAATGCAATAGACGGCTATCACCTGGCCTATCTGCACAAAGACACGTTGGGCGGGCCAACCCATGACAAGAATCTTTGGGAGGTTTTTGGCCACAACATGGTCTGGTGGTCGACCGAGCGCGAAGGCGTCAAACATCGTATCCCTCAGTTTGTTGAAAGCTCGGCCAAAGGGTCCGGCCTGAAAACGGTACGGAATGCCGAAACGCCGGGCTATGGCGGGGTCTACATGCTGTTTCCGACCACGATCCTGACGCCAAACCCCTGGGGGTTTTCGATATCGACCATGGAACCAGTGGATGCCAACACAACACTTCTGCGGGTCAGAAACTGGTCGCCTAAAGGCTGGTTCACCTATACGCATCGCGCGGCGGACATACCCGGATACGACCCGGAATCCGGTCGGATCAAATCCTCTCACTGGACCCAGCACCCACTGGAGACGGGGGATTTTCAGACCGAGGATGTCTGGGTGTGCGAAAAGATGCAGCGCGCCCTCCAATCGCCCCGATATCAAGTCGGCCCTCTGGCCAAAGGGGCCGGAGGTGAGGCGGCGATTGATTTCTTTCAGCAAACAGTGCTGGAGTTCATGCCAAAATAA
- the bioB gene encoding biotin synthase BioB yields the protein MLDTGQDIRSDWTVDEVEALMRLPLLDLVGRANVIHRTYHDPNDIQKASLLSIKTGSCPEDCAYCPQSAHHREVELTKEKLMNPAHVISLAKRARDAGAERFCMGAAWRQVRDGEEFDNVLVMVRGVRDLGMEACVTLGMLKPHQAKRLAEAGLTAYNHNLDTSPEFYGEIIGTRTYQDRLETLSYCRDEGIDLCCGGIIGMGESLRDRASLLQVLANFDPHPESVPINALIPIKGTPLAHLEKVGIFDLVRMVATARIAMPQTRVRLSAGRSDFSTAEQALCFLAGANSVFYGDVLLTAPNAGTQNDRDMFAALSALTDD from the coding sequence ATGCTTGATACCGGGCAAGATATCCGCAGCGATTGGACCGTGGATGAAGTGGAGGCGCTGATGCGCCTTCCACTGTTGGATCTGGTAGGTCGCGCAAATGTAATTCACCGGACGTATCACGATCCAAACGACATCCAAAAAGCCAGCCTGCTGTCGATAAAAACCGGAAGCTGTCCCGAGGATTGCGCCTATTGCCCGCAATCCGCCCATCATCGCGAGGTCGAGCTGACCAAGGAAAAGCTCATGAACCCTGCGCATGTCATCTCGCTTGCCAAACGGGCGCGCGATGCGGGGGCTGAACGGTTTTGCATGGGTGCTGCATGGCGTCAGGTGCGCGACGGCGAAGAATTCGACAATGTGCTGGTCATGGTGCGGGGCGTGCGTGATCTGGGCATGGAGGCTTGCGTCACCCTGGGCATGCTCAAGCCACATCAGGCCAAACGATTGGCCGAGGCAGGACTTACGGCGTACAATCATAACCTGGATACTTCGCCGGAATTCTATGGCGAGATTATTGGAACTCGTACCTATCAGGATCGTCTTGAGACCCTCAGCTATTGCCGGGACGAAGGTATTGATCTGTGCTGCGGCGGCATTATCGGTATGGGTGAAAGCCTGCGGGATCGTGCCTCGCTGTTGCAGGTCCTTGCGAATTTTGACCCGCATCCCGAAAGCGTACCGATAAACGCGCTGATCCCGATCAAAGGCACGCCGCTGGCGCATCTAGAAAAGGTGGGCATTTTTGATCTGGTGCGCATGGTTGCGACCGCGCGGATCGCCATGCCGCAAACACGGGTGCGCTTGTCGGCAGGACGGTCGGACTTTTCAACTGCCGAGCAGGCTTTGTGCTTTCTGGCTGGCGCAAATTCGGTTTTCTACGGCGATGTGTTGCTGACTGCACCCAATGCCGGAACCCAAAATGACCGGGATATGTTTGCCGCACTCAGCGCACTTACCGATGATTGA
- a CDS encoding TIGR04282 family arsenosugar biosynthesis glycosyltransferase — protein MQKTLVIMVKEPRPGRVKTRLGRDIGLVRAAWWFRHQTRSLIRRLRDPRWQIVLAVSPDREGMNSRVWPVDLPRKPQGRGDLGDRMGRMLRGAPDGPVCLIGADIPGITRGHIARAFRALGRAEMVFGPAPDGGYWLVGAQRYGALPSGLFQDVRWSTRHALADTLASIPGRRVALLDHLRDVDTVADLHG, from the coding sequence ATGCAGAAAACGCTGGTCATTATGGTGAAAGAGCCACGTCCAGGGCGGGTCAAGACCCGTTTGGGGCGTGATATCGGCCTGGTTAGGGCTGCTTGGTGGTTTCGGCATCAAACGCGATCTCTGATCCGGCGTCTGCGTGATCCGCGCTGGCAGATTGTACTGGCGGTCTCTCCGGATAGGGAGGGAATGAACAGTCGGGTCTGGCCTGTTGATTTACCCCGGAAGCCTCAGGGGCGCGGAGATCTGGGCGACCGCATGGGGCGGATGTTGCGCGGTGCTCCCGATGGTCCGGTGTGCCTGATCGGTGCGGATATTCCGGGCATTACACGGGGTCACATTGCGCGGGCTTTTCGCGCGTTGGGCCGGGCTGAGATGGTGTTCGGGCCCGCCCCGGATGGTGGCTATTGGCTGGTCGGTGCGCAGCGCTATGGGGCGCTGCCTTCGGGGCTGTTCCAAGACGTGCGTTGGTCGACGAGACATGCGTTGGCCGACACGTTGGCTTCGATTCCCGGGCGTCGGGTGGCGTTGCTGGATCATCTGCGCGATGTGGATACCGTGGCCGATCTGCACGGCTGA
- the dapD gene encoding 2,3,4,5-tetrahydropyridine-2,6-dicarboxylate N-succinyltransferase, whose amino-acid sequence MSNAQLEAAIEAAWEVRDTITPATTGKQREAIEDTLSALDSGSLRVAEKLDSGDWHVNQWAKKAVLLGFRIKDMEIQTGGPQDGGWWDKVDSKFAGWGENQWRAAGFRAVPNCVVRKSAYVAPGVVLMPSFVNLGAYVDEGTMVDTWATVGSCAQIGKNVHLSGGVGIGGVLEPMQAGPTIIEDNCFIGARSEVVEGCIVREGSVLGMGVFIGKSTKIVDRETGEVMYGEVPPYSVVVAGSMPSKNNVSLYCAVIVKRVDEKTRSKTGINELLRD is encoded by the coding sequence ATGTCCAATGCGCAACTGGAAGCCGCCATCGAAGCCGCCTGGGAAGTACGTGACACAATCACCCCTGCGACCACCGGCAAGCAACGAGAAGCAATCGAAGACACGCTGAGCGCGCTGGACAGCGGTTCGCTGCGGGTGGCTGAAAAGCTCGACAGTGGTGATTGGCACGTGAACCAGTGGGCGAAAAAAGCAGTTCTGCTGGGGTTCCGCATCAAGGACATGGAAATCCAGACCGGAGGCCCGCAAGACGGCGGCTGGTGGGATAAGGTCGACAGCAAGTTCGCCGGCTGGGGAGAGAACCAGTGGCGCGCGGCAGGGTTCCGCGCCGTGCCAAACTGTGTGGTCCGCAAGTCGGCCTATGTCGCACCGGGTGTGGTGCTGATGCCCTCGTTCGTGAACCTTGGCGCTTATGTCGATGAAGGCACGATGGTTGATACCTGGGCCACCGTTGGTTCCTGCGCGCAGATCGGCAAGAACGTGCACTTGTCGGGCGGCGTAGGCATTGGAGGCGTACTGGAGCCGATGCAGGCCGGTCCGACCATTATCGAAGACAACTGCTTTATCGGTGCGCGTTCGGAAGTGGTCGAAGGCTGCATCGTCCGCGAGGGTTCGGTTCTGGGCATGGGCGTATTCATCGGTAAATCCACCAAGATCGTGGACCGCGAAACCGGTGAAGTCATGTATGGCGAGGTTCCGCCCTATTCGGTGGTTGTTGCGGGCTCGATGCCGTCCAAGAACAATGTAAGCCTGTATTGCGCGGTCATCGTGAAACGCGTCGATGAAAAGACCCGTTCGAAAACCGGGATCAATGAGCTACTGCGCGACTGA
- a CDS encoding TetR/AcrR family transcriptional regulator, whose amino-acid sequence MKDARSEQILNAFMRCVARYGLDGSTLARISEEAGVGRPLLRHYLGNRDEMVRKLLDHVLKVFADQVEALFDTLPCTDRVAAMLDALFGHGTYSSESAAVFAALVAASERHADLREPLLGFVYDFEARIAAEIMNELPAANMQGVQAVAAGMSAIYFNTDAVMPLRPRAEWRDTQRVAAQMLLDHLYDSTCD is encoded by the coding sequence ATGAAAGACGCCAGATCCGAGCAAATCCTGAACGCATTTATGCGTTGTGTCGCGCGGTACGGGCTGGATGGCTCGACCTTGGCGCGCATATCAGAAGAGGCGGGCGTCGGGCGGCCATTGCTGCGCCACTATCTGGGCAACCGGGATGAGATGGTTCGCAAGCTGCTAGATCACGTCCTGAAAGTCTTCGCGGATCAGGTTGAGGCGCTCTTCGACACTCTGCCGTGCACTGATCGGGTTGCAGCGATGCTGGACGCTTTGTTCGGACACGGCACCTATTCTTCGGAAAGTGCTGCAGTGTTTGCCGCTTTGGTCGCAGCCTCAGAAAGACACGCGGATTTGCGAGAACCCTTGCTTGGGTTTGTCTATGACTTCGAGGCAAGGATCGCTGCTGAAATCATGAACGAACTGCCTGCCGCCAATATGCAAGGCGTCCAAGCCGTGGCAGCGGGTATGTCCGCAATTTATTTCAATACGGATGCTGTGATGCCATTGCGACCCCGGGCGGAATGGCGCGACACGCAGCGCGTGGCAGCGCAGATGCTGTTGGACCACCTATACGACAGCACCTGCGACTGA
- a CDS encoding YafY family protein — translation MSRTARLFQLMQALRSGPSPRTSVQLAQDLGVSPRTVHRDIDALRGLGAIIDGEAGFGFTLIEDATLPPLGFTNDELEALVLGLREVQLIGDPALSDAASAALRKLQGRLPQRQSHRLSHAVLTATRFDRPAVPTIDVAILRQAAWDERVIEFAYTDAKGADTRRRVNPLSIVYMDRASVLLSWCHLRQDFRVFRLDRMQGMDVTEDSFRPNRVSLLRDAIARIRAEREEQDQET, via the coding sequence ATGTCCCGCACCGCCCGTCTTTTTCAGTTGATGCAGGCCCTACGATCTGGCCCCTCGCCCAGAACGTCGGTTCAATTGGCGCAGGATTTAGGCGTTTCGCCGCGCACAGTGCACCGGGATATCGATGCATTGCGTGGTCTCGGGGCGATAATCGACGGAGAGGCCGGGTTCGGGTTCACCCTAATCGAGGATGCGACCCTACCGCCGTTGGGTTTCACCAATGACGAGCTCGAAGCGCTGGTGTTGGGCTTGCGCGAGGTGCAATTGATCGGAGACCCGGCGCTGTCGGATGCTGCAAGCGCGGCCCTACGCAAGCTGCAGGGCCGGTTGCCGCAGCGCCAGTCGCATCGGCTGAGCCATGCTGTTCTGACCGCCACGCGATTTGACAGGCCAGCCGTGCCAACAATTGACGTCGCCATTTTACGCCAAGCCGCGTGGGATGAACGCGTGATCGAGTTCGCCTATACCGATGCCAAAGGCGCAGACACCCGTCGTCGGGTCAATCCGCTGAGCATCGTCTATATGGACCGTGCCAGCGTATTGCTGAGTTGGTGCCACCTGCGTCAGGATTTCCGAGTGTTTCGGCTGGATCGTATGCAGGGCATGGATGTGACCGAGGATAGCTTCCGACCCAATCGCGTATCGCTATTGCGTGACGCCATTGCCCGTATTCGCGCGGAACGTGAGGAACAGGATCAGGAAACCTGA
- the dapE gene encoding succinyl-diaminopimelate desuccinylase: MTDPVELTANLIRCPSVTPDEGGALVLLQQVLEEAGFYCTRVDRGGTCNLFARWGQKGHARSFGFNGHTDVVPVGDEAAWTMPPFGAEVRDGVMYGRGATDMKSGVAAFAAAAIDFVRDTPPDGAVILTITGDEEGDALDGTVALLDHMAATDERMSVCLVGEPTCPNTMGEMMKIGRRGSMTAWFTVTGVQGHSAYPHRAKNPVPAMARLMDRLASHELDQGTDHFDASTLAVVTIDTGNPATNVIPAQCSGTVNIRFNDLHSGASLSDWLQSEAAAVAEAFGVDVETRIKISGESFLTPPGALSDLVAHAVKAETNIRPALSTTGGTSDARFIKDHCPVVEFGLVGRTMHQVDECVEVARIHQLKAIYSRILTDYFA, translated from the coding sequence ATGACCGATCCAGTTGAGCTGACAGCAAATCTGATCCGTTGCCCATCGGTCACACCCGATGAAGGCGGGGCTTTGGTCTTGCTGCAGCAAGTGCTGGAGGAGGCCGGATTTTATTGCACTCGCGTAGATCGAGGTGGAACCTGCAACCTCTTCGCCCGGTGGGGGCAGAAGGGTCACGCGCGCAGCTTTGGCTTTAATGGTCATACGGATGTGGTTCCGGTAGGGGATGAAGCAGCCTGGACCATGCCTCCTTTCGGCGCCGAGGTCCGGGACGGGGTGATGTACGGCCGGGGCGCGACGGATATGAAATCGGGCGTGGCAGCATTTGCGGCAGCGGCTATCGATTTTGTGCGTGACACGCCCCCGGATGGGGCAGTGATCCTGACGATCACAGGTGATGAAGAAGGCGACGCGCTGGATGGCACGGTCGCTTTGCTGGATCATATGGCCGCAACGGATGAGCGGATGTCGGTTTGTCTGGTGGGCGAACCCACTTGCCCGAACACGATGGGCGAAATGATGAAGATCGGCCGGCGCGGTTCGATGACTGCGTGGTTCACTGTGACCGGAGTGCAGGGGCATTCGGCCTATCCGCATCGGGCGAAGAACCCGGTGCCCGCGATGGCACGGCTGATGGATCGGCTGGCCAGCCACGAATTGGATCAGGGGACCGACCACTTTGACGCCTCGACCTTGGCGGTTGTCACGATCGACACCGGTAATCCGGCGACAAATGTGATCCCGGCGCAATGTTCTGGGACAGTGAACATCCGGTTCAATGACCTGCATTCAGGGGCCAGTTTGAGCGATTGGTTGCAATCCGAGGCAGCCGCCGTTGCCGAGGCGTTCGGCGTCGATGTCGAGACCCGGATCAAGATTTCGGGTGAAAGCTTTCTGACCCCTCCGGGGGCATTGTCTGATCTGGTAGCTCATGCTGTTAAGGCAGAAACCAATATCCGCCCCGCGCTTTCGACCACCGGCGGGACCTCGGATGCCCGCTTCATCAAAGATCATTGCCCGGTGGTCGAGTTTGGTCTGGTCGGGCGCACCATGCATCAGGTCGATGAATGTGTCGAAGTGGCGCGAATTCATCAACTCAAGGCGATCTATTCCCGTATTCTGACGGATTACTTCGCCTGA
- a CDS encoding glutathione S-transferase family protein → MLTLLTFPSAFGLFSASPFCVKTALMLQNAGLRWQRSDLLDPRKMPHQKLPVLRTPERLIPDSDLIRDWLEAQGADFDAGLTDLQKAQSRALVRMAEEHLYFHVVQDRWANDEVWPILRDTFFTVIPALIRKPVSNSIRKSVLKGLAFQGVSRFSPVERQDRLERDFEAISAYLWQSPYLMGEKPTSADMSVGPMLAAMRATPSNTPLTRRIKQDKLLNSYIDRMEQAIPLS, encoded by the coding sequence ATGCTGACCCTTCTCACCTTCCCCTCTGCCTTTGGCCTGTTCAGCGCCAGCCCATTCTGTGTGAAAACGGCCCTGATGCTTCAAAACGCGGGCCTGCGCTGGCAACGGTCCGATCTGCTGGATCCACGCAAGATGCCACACCAGAAGCTGCCGGTTCTGCGCACGCCTGAACGTCTGATTCCGGACAGCGACCTGATCCGCGACTGGCTTGAGGCTCAGGGGGCCGATTTCGATGCTGGCCTGACCGACCTGCAAAAAGCCCAGTCCCGCGCACTGGTCCGCATGGCCGAGGAACACCTTTACTTTCATGTCGTGCAGGACCGTTGGGCCAATGATGAGGTTTGGCCAATCCTGCGCGATACATTCTTTACCGTCATTCCCGCACTGATCCGCAAGCCGGTTTCGAATTCGATCCGGAAATCCGTTCTCAAGGGGCTCGCGTTTCAAGGTGTATCCCGCTTTTCGCCCGTCGAACGACAAGACCGGCTGGAGCGCGACTTTGAGGCGATCTCGGCCTATCTTTGGCAATCGCCTTATCTGATGGGAGAGAAACCTACCTCGGCGGACATGAGCGTCGGTCCAATGCTGGCGGCGATGCGCGCGACACCATCAAACACCCCCCTGACCCGTCGGATTAAACAAGATAAACTGCTCAACAGCTATATCGACCGAATGGAGCAGGCGATCCCGCTATCATGA
- a CDS encoding DUF1801 domain-containing protein — protein MTAFEDKKVAAAYEALPEETRNGALALRELIFETAASLPSAQPLEEALRWGQPAYLAPKGSTIRLGGHKAACFALFVHCQSRLMGDFTSAFPGEDRIDGNRAILFDRPDQIDPTRHGWLIARALTYHL, from the coding sequence ATGACAGCCTTTGAGGACAAAAAAGTCGCTGCAGCCTATGAGGCGCTACCGGAAGAGACGCGCAATGGGGCACTAGCGCTGCGCGAGTTGATCTTCGAAACTGCGGCCTCGCTGCCAAGCGCTCAGCCTCTGGAAGAAGCGTTGCGGTGGGGCCAGCCCGCCTATCTGGCGCCCAAAGGCTCGACGATTCGTTTGGGCGGACACAAGGCGGCTTGCTTTGCGTTGTTCGTACACTGCCAAAGCCGACTGATGGGGGATTTTACTTCCGCCTTTCCTGGAGAGGATCGGATCGACGGCAATCGCGCGATTCTGTTCGACCGGCCCGATCAGATTGATCCTACGCGCCATGGCTGGCTGATTGCGCGCGCGCTTACTTATCATCTCTGA
- a CDS encoding transporter substrate-binding domain-containing protein — MKRVFFALICLTFATLAQQSQAQSLTVTTVTRPPFSFVEDGAQTGFSMDLLAALSESLGWEYSINRVETFGEMLGAVQDGSADLAIANISITALRETRMDFTQPIFEAGLQIMVPSEAARQPSLLHALLSRELFIAIGLAFAILLGGGMLMWSFEKRAQPYFDRKLNEAWFPSFWWALNLVVNGGFEERMPRTPFGRLLGVVLVVSSLFIVSVFTARITSVMTVDAITGSVNSVNDLYGKQVGTISDSTAASFLNRREIDYTGYGDLQDMLNAFENKDLDAVVFDAPILSYYASHEGRRMATMTGGIFLRENYGIAFPTGSPLVEDVNQALLSLREDGTYDEIYRKWFGVRN; from the coding sequence ATGAAGCGTGTCTTCTTCGCATTGATCTGCCTGACTTTCGCGACTCTTGCGCAGCAAAGCCAGGCCCAGTCTCTTACGGTTACAACAGTAACCCGTCCTCCGTTCTCATTTGTCGAGGACGGTGCCCAGACCGGTTTCTCAATGGATCTTCTGGCGGCACTGTCTGAATCGCTCGGCTGGGAATACTCGATCAACCGCGTCGAGACATTTGGAGAAATGTTGGGCGCGGTTCAGGATGGCTCTGCCGATCTGGCGATCGCTAATATATCGATCACCGCCTTGCGCGAAACCCGAATGGATTTCACACAACCGATATTTGAGGCCGGATTACAGATCATGGTCCCGTCAGAGGCCGCTCGCCAGCCATCGCTGTTGCACGCTTTGCTGTCTCGGGAATTGTTCATCGCCATCGGGCTGGCCTTTGCGATCCTGCTTGGTGGCGGCATGCTGATGTGGAGTTTTGAGAAACGCGCGCAGCCCTACTTTGATCGCAAATTGAATGAGGCGTGGTTCCCGTCGTTCTGGTGGGCCCTCAACCTGGTGGTGAATGGTGGCTTTGAAGAGCGGATGCCGCGCACCCCGTTTGGCCGCCTGTTGGGTGTAGTACTGGTGGTGTCATCCCTATTCATCGTCTCCGTTTTCACGGCCCGGATCACCTCGGTGATGACGGTGGACGCAATCACCGGCAGCGTCAATTCGGTCAACGACCTTTACGGCAAACAGGTCGGGACGATTTCCGATTCAACCGCCGCCAGTTTCCTGAACCGGCGCGAGATCGACTATACCGGCTATGGCGATCTGCAGGACATGCTGAACGCGTTTGAGAATAAGGATTTGGATGCGGTCGTTTTCGACGCTCCGATCCTGTCCTATTATGCCAGCCACGAAGGGCGCAGAATGGCGACAATGACCGGGGGCATCTTCCTGCGTGAAAACTATGGGATCGCATTTCCAACCGGATCGCCATTGGTCGAAGACGTCAATCAGGCGCTGCTGTCCCTGCGCGAAGACGGCACCTATGACGAAATCTATCGCAAGTGGTTCGGGGTGAGAAACTAA